From the genome of Lawsonella clevelandensis, one region includes:
- a CDS encoding PhoH family protein translates to MPFITRTFTLEGDTMPALLGAHDANLRELEKLLTSDIHVRGTELTLAGDPDDPTDLPLSQAVITSLLDTVEQGVILDVPMVRRTVSMLAGSGHDQPSEVFSTRVVNVRGRTIRAQTSGQKHYVEAIANHTIVFGIGPAGTGKTYLAMAMAVNALRSKDVNRIILTRPAVEAGENLGFLPGTLNDKIDPYLRPLYDALRDMMEPEQARKMMDTGVIEVAPLAYMRGRTLNNAFVILDEAQNTTAEQMKMFLTRLGAGSTMVITGDATQVDLPGGKTSGLRIARRVLEGTHPDIAFIDLTSEDVVRHSLVTAIVEAYGRYDEEQEERREQQSSQRKGGSRQGPSQRKHEN, encoded by the coding sequence ATGCCGTTCATCACCCGCACCTTCACCCTTGAAGGTGACACCATGCCGGCTCTGCTCGGCGCACACGATGCTAATCTCCGTGAACTAGAAAAACTCCTCACCTCCGATATCCACGTCCGAGGAACCGAGCTCACTCTCGCTGGCGATCCTGACGATCCCACTGACCTCCCTCTCTCACAAGCTGTTATTACCTCCCTCCTCGACACTGTTGAGCAGGGCGTCATTCTCGACGTGCCGATGGTGCGTCGGACTGTCTCCATGCTCGCTGGCTCCGGCCACGATCAACCGTCAGAAGTGTTCTCCACCCGGGTTGTGAACGTCCGCGGACGCACCATTCGGGCCCAAACCTCCGGCCAGAAACACTATGTCGAAGCGATCGCCAACCACACCATCGTCTTCGGTATCGGTCCAGCTGGTACTGGCAAAACCTACCTTGCCATGGCCATGGCAGTGAATGCACTCCGCTCGAAAGATGTCAATCGTATTATCCTCACCCGTCCCGCCGTTGAAGCAGGCGAGAATCTCGGCTTTCTCCCTGGCACCCTCAACGACAAAATCGACCCCTACCTGCGCCCACTCTACGACGCACTGCGGGACATGATGGAACCTGAGCAGGCCCGCAAAATGATGGATACCGGAGTCATTGAAGTGGCCCCCTTGGCCTACATGCGTGGCCGTACCCTCAACAACGCCTTCGTCATTTTGGACGAAGCCCAAAACACTACTGCGGAACAAATGAAAATGTTCCTCACCCGGCTGGGTGCCGGATCCACCATGGTCATCACCGGTGACGCTACCCAGGTGGATCTTCCTGGTGGAAAAACCTCCGGTCTGCGTATCGCTCGACGCGTCTTGGAAGGTACCCACCCCGATATCGCCTTCATCGACCTCACCAGCGAAGACGTGGTACGCCATAGTCTTGTTACCGCCATTGTGGAAGCCTACGGGCGCTACGATGAAGAGCAGGAGGAACGTCGCGAACAACAATCCTCCCAGCGGAAAGGTGGCTCACGTCAAGGGCCCTCACAGCGGAAGCATGAAAACTAG
- a CDS encoding hemolysin family protein encodes MSVLAILSLVFGLLLMVFAALCAAQDTALNNVSSARVVEIAHENELGSRKMLYVVERRDTYSALTVFLRTTSELVATILFATLFLDTVGTMDGRGAGTAWALVYTGIVSVLCSYVVVGVSARTLGLQNPYMVLRYTAALLITVGWVFRPISRLLVRIGNALTPGKGFKEGPFSTDIELKEFVTLAQQRGVVEDDEREMIESVFQLGANNARSAMVPRTDMVWIESTKTANQAIKLAVKSGFSRIPVIADTVDDVVGIVYLKDLVAYTYSAVEGADSVTVGELMRPAWFIPDSKSLDDVLDEMRAKRNHIAVLIDEYGGVAGLITIEDILEEIVGEISDEYDASEVAPLEELGDNRWRASARLSIDDLAEAVGVEFNEELLDEVDTVGGLLAYELGRVPLPGAHIHTDTLNLVAEAGHDHRGRRRVTTVLVEKILPANDNTPDDENEDQND; translated from the coding sequence ATGAGTGTGCTTGCCATCTTGAGTCTGGTTTTTGGACTCCTGCTTATGGTCTTCGCAGCTCTCTGCGCAGCCCAAGACACCGCTCTCAATAACGTTTCTTCCGCTCGTGTCGTGGAGATCGCACACGAGAACGAATTGGGTTCCCGCAAGATGCTCTATGTCGTGGAGCGTCGAGACACTTACTCTGCCCTTACTGTTTTCTTGCGCACCACCTCAGAACTCGTTGCCACTATCCTCTTCGCGACCTTGTTCCTCGACACCGTAGGAACAATGGACGGTCGAGGGGCCGGAACCGCATGGGCGCTAGTCTATACCGGCATCGTCAGCGTACTGTGCAGCTATGTGGTGGTGGGCGTATCGGCCCGCACCCTCGGCCTCCAAAATCCCTACATGGTACTGCGCTACACTGCTGCGTTGCTCATCACTGTTGGTTGGGTATTCCGGCCAATTAGCCGCCTCCTTGTGCGTATCGGCAACGCACTTACCCCCGGTAAAGGCTTCAAAGAAGGCCCCTTTTCCACCGACATCGAGCTCAAGGAGTTTGTCACCCTCGCACAACAGCGGGGCGTTGTTGAAGACGATGAACGCGAGATGATCGAATCCGTCTTCCAACTGGGTGCCAACAACGCCCGCTCCGCCATGGTGCCACGTACGGACATGGTGTGGATTGAATCCACCAAGACTGCCAACCAGGCCATCAAACTCGCGGTGAAGTCCGGATTCTCCCGTATCCCTGTCATCGCCGATACCGTCGACGACGTTGTGGGCATTGTCTACCTCAAAGATCTCGTCGCCTACACCTACTCGGCAGTGGAAGGCGCAGATAGTGTCACTGTTGGTGAATTGATGCGGCCCGCCTGGTTCATCCCCGATTCCAAGAGCCTCGATGACGTCCTCGATGAGATGCGTGCTAAACGTAACCACATTGCCGTCCTTATTGACGAATATGGCGGAGTCGCTGGACTCATCACTATTGAAGACATCCTGGAAGAAATCGTTGGCGAAATCTCGGATGAGTATGACGCCTCCGAAGTTGCTCCCCTGGAAGAACTGGGCGACAATCGGTGGCGTGCCTCTGCCCGCCTTTCTATCGATGACCTTGCCGAAGCTGTCGGTGTAGAGTTCAACGAAGAGCTTCTCGACGAAGTCGATACCGTGGGCGGATTACTAGCCTACGAACTCGGTCGAGTGCCACTGCCGGGAGCCCATATTCATACCGACACGCTGAACCTGGTCGCAGAGGCTGGACATGACCACCGTGGCCGACGCCGCGTCACCACTGTGCTGGTAGAAAAGATCCTCCCGGCAAACGACAACACTCCCGACGATGAGAACGAAGACCAGAATGACTGA
- the dnaJ gene encoding molecular chaperone DnaJ, translating to MALDYYGLLGVDQDATTRDIKSAYRKLARELHPDINPSEEAAEKFKQVTTAYEVLSDPEKRRIVDMGGDPLGQPNGGGFGGGFGGFGGGSMGDIFDAVFNMAGMGGMRGGGAERRSRVQPGSDSLTRLQLTLEECFRGGLQDLDVTTYVLCPDCQGTGSESGAQPETCPHCGGTGQIQDVQQSFLGQIVTTHACPHCGGTGQIIADPCRTCDGGGRVRRNRTVTVKVPAGVGSGMRIRLVSQGDVGPGGGPAGDLYVEVQQKPHPVFTREGDDLHCNVSVSMVDAALGCEVDLDMPDGEVYTVRIPAGTQPGAVRREHGKGMPNVRTGRRGNLVVFVNVTIPKDLDDEETAALQTLRRLQKDGARVLSEDDDDNLFSRLKQAFQR from the coding sequence TTGGCTTTGGACTATTACGGCCTCCTCGGCGTAGACCAGGACGCCACAACCCGCGACATCAAGAGTGCCTACCGCAAACTCGCTCGTGAACTGCACCCGGACATCAACCCATCCGAGGAAGCAGCAGAGAAGTTCAAGCAGGTCACCACCGCCTACGAAGTACTCTCGGACCCCGAAAAGCGGCGTATCGTCGACATGGGCGGAGACCCCCTCGGACAGCCCAATGGCGGCGGGTTCGGCGGCGGGTTCGGCGGGTTTGGCGGCGGAAGCATGGGAGACATTTTCGACGCCGTCTTCAACATGGCCGGTATGGGTGGTATGCGCGGAGGTGGAGCCGAACGACGCTCCCGCGTCCAACCAGGCAGTGACTCTCTCACCCGCCTTCAGCTCACCCTCGAAGAGTGCTTCCGGGGTGGCCTCCAGGATCTTGACGTCACCACCTATGTCCTCTGCCCCGACTGCCAAGGCACCGGATCAGAATCCGGAGCCCAGCCCGAAACCTGCCCCCACTGTGGCGGCACCGGCCAAATTCAAGACGTTCAACAGTCCTTCCTCGGGCAAATCGTCACCACCCACGCCTGCCCTCACTGTGGCGGCACCGGACAGATCATTGCCGACCCCTGCCGCACCTGTGACGGCGGTGGACGCGTCCGTCGCAACCGCACCGTCACTGTCAAGGTTCCGGCAGGTGTGGGGAGTGGAATGCGTATCCGCCTGGTGTCCCAAGGTGACGTGGGCCCCGGTGGTGGCCCCGCCGGAGACCTCTACGTAGAAGTTCAGCAAAAACCCCACCCTGTCTTCACCCGTGAGGGGGACGACCTACACTGCAACGTGTCTGTCTCGATGGTCGATGCCGCCCTCGGCTGCGAAGTCGACCTCGATATGCCTGATGGCGAGGTTTACACCGTCCGTATCCCGGCTGGCACTCAGCCGGGAGCCGTCCGCCGTGAGCACGGTAAAGGTATGCCCAATGTGCGGACCGGTCGCCGGGGCAACCTCGTCGTGTTCGTCAACGTCACTATCCCCAAAGACCTCGACGATGAGGAAACCGCCGCTTTGCAGACGCTCCGCCGTCTCCAAAAGGACGGTGCGCGCGTGCTCTCCGAAGATGACGACGACAACCTGTTCAGCCGTTTGAAGCAAGCCTTCCAGCGTTAG
- a CDS encoding 16S rRNA (uracil(1498)-N(3))-methyltransferase has translation MSLPVFRIDPADMNAEPGAILTLEGAEGRHAVTVKRLRVGEKFMIGDGAGTLAVCRVTDIDGKDALHATVDGVKNVSRQKPAVTIVQGIPKGDAADLAVDLATEAGVDRIIPWQAERCIAQWSGSKKEKGRAKWQKTAIEAAKQSRRAWDPEVTPVAALDDIAKLVSETQKASGVVAILHESARVKFSSLPFNRAKSIVLIVGPEGGLTKEEITALETAGGQSVIMGPTVLRSAVAGAVALGAMGVLTERW, from the coding sequence ATGAGTCTCCCCGTATTCCGCATCGACCCAGCCGATATGAATGCTGAACCCGGCGCCATTCTTACTTTGGAGGGTGCCGAAGGCCGGCATGCGGTGACAGTGAAACGCCTTCGCGTGGGGGAGAAGTTTATGATTGGTGATGGTGCCGGCACCCTCGCCGTCTGCCGTGTCACTGACATTGATGGCAAAGACGCCCTGCACGCTACTGTTGACGGGGTCAAAAACGTGTCCCGGCAAAAGCCCGCCGTCACTATCGTTCAAGGCATCCCCAAAGGTGACGCTGCTGACCTAGCGGTCGATCTGGCTACCGAGGCAGGCGTCGACCGCATCATTCCCTGGCAAGCGGAGCGTTGCATCGCCCAATGGAGTGGTTCCAAGAAGGAGAAAGGTCGGGCGAAATGGCAGAAGACTGCCATCGAAGCCGCCAAGCAATCCCGTCGAGCCTGGGACCCAGAAGTAACCCCAGTGGCCGCGCTCGATGACATTGCGAAGCTGGTGTCCGAGACGCAGAAAGCTAGTGGTGTTGTCGCAATTCTGCATGAATCTGCCCGGGTGAAGTTCTCCAGCCTGCCCTTCAATCGCGCCAAGAGCATCGTCCTCATCGTCGGGCCAGAAGGCGGTCTCACCAAAGAGGAGATCACTGCGTTGGAAACCGCGGGCGGGCAATCCGTCATTATGGGGCCTACCGTTTTGCGGAGTGCCGTTGCCGGCGCAGTCGCGTTGGGGGCGATGGGAGTCCTCACGGAGCGCTGGTAG
- the ybeY gene encoding rRNA maturation RNase YbeY, which yields MSIEVANESGMDVDETILIDVATYVLQRMDVHPAAELAITLVDLDAIEQLHVQWLDLPGPTDVMSFPMDELTPGGRPDAVQPGPAMLGDIVICPQFAADQAKRAGHGAGHEMALLTVHGVLHLLGYDHATAAEEQEMFSLQNALLAEWYDQRDSRV from the coding sequence ATGAGCATCGAAGTAGCAAATGAATCCGGCATGGACGTCGACGAAACTATTCTCATCGACGTCGCAACCTACGTACTTCAGCGTATGGACGTTCACCCCGCTGCGGAACTTGCCATCACACTGGTCGACTTAGACGCTATCGAACAGTTGCATGTTCAGTGGCTCGATCTTCCCGGACCAACGGATGTGATGAGTTTCCCCATGGATGAACTCACCCCCGGTGGACGCCCGGACGCGGTCCAACCCGGACCGGCCATGTTGGGAGATATCGTCATCTGTCCACAATTTGCTGCTGATCAGGCTAAACGCGCCGGGCATGGAGCTGGGCATGAAATGGCGCTCCTCACTGTTCATGGTGTGTTGCATTTGCTGGGATATGACCACGCAACTGCTGCCGAAGAACAGGAGATGTTCTCGCTCCAAAACGCCCTCCTTGCGGAGTGGTATGACCAGCGCGATAGTCGTGTGTGA
- the hrcA gene encoding heat-inducible transcriptional repressor HrcA, which yields MARADERRLKVLRAIVTDFVASHEPVGSKALVEKYQLGVSSATIRNDMAVLEAQGYITQPHPSSGRVPTEKGYREFVDNIEQIKPLSRAERTAIRRFLDNSISIDDVLNRGIRLLSQLTQQVAVIQYPTLHCASVQHVEIIQMADRRVLVVIITDRGRVDQRIVEFDRDLTPDAVTTLQQEFITALKCRTLSEASTAVAALLADPHHPYAKELARAGHIILDTLVEHPEERLLLGGTSHLTRHASSFHGSLQELLDALEEQVVILKLLNSAATNPLGDPHAVTVRIGEETHLEHIHGTSVVSTTYGTDDSVFGGLGVIGPTRMDYLTNIAAVSAVARYIGEILAGH from the coding sequence ATGGCACGTGCAGATGAACGCCGCCTCAAAGTCCTCCGCGCTATCGTCACCGACTTCGTTGCCTCGCACGAACCCGTCGGCTCCAAAGCCCTTGTGGAGAAGTACCAACTCGGCGTCTCCAGTGCCACCATTCGCAACGATATGGCCGTACTCGAAGCCCAAGGTTACATCACCCAACCCCACCCCTCATCCGGGCGAGTACCCACCGAAAAGGGCTACCGAGAATTCGTCGACAACATCGAGCAGATCAAACCGCTCTCCCGCGCCGAACGTACCGCCATCCGCCGATTCCTCGACAACTCCATCAGCATCGACGATGTCCTCAACCGTGGTATCCGTCTCCTCAGTCAACTCACGCAACAAGTCGCCGTCATCCAATACCCCACCCTGCACTGTGCCAGCGTGCAGCACGTGGAAATCATACAGATGGCCGACCGACGCGTCCTCGTCGTCATCATCACAGACCGAGGGCGAGTTGACCAACGCATCGTGGAATTCGATCGGGACCTCACCCCCGACGCCGTTACCACCCTCCAGCAGGAGTTCATCACTGCTCTCAAATGCCGTACTCTCAGCGAAGCCTCCACCGCAGTTGCCGCGCTTCTCGCCGACCCACACCACCCCTATGCCAAGGAACTCGCCCGCGCCGGGCATATTATTCTTGACACCCTTGTCGAACACCCCGAAGAACGGCTCCTCCTCGGAGGGACTTCCCATCTCACTCGGCATGCTTCAAGCTTCCACGGCTCATTACAAGAACTCCTCGACGCACTGGAAGAACAAGTTGTCATTCTGAAACTGCTCAACAGTGCAGCTACCAACCCACTTGGGGACCCCCACGCCGTCACCGTTCGCATTGGGGAAGAAACCCACCTGGAACATATTCACGGGACCTCCGTGGTCTCTACCACCTACGGTACAGATGACTCTGTCTTCGGAGGTTTGGGAGTCATCGGACCCACCAGAATGGACTACCTCACCAACATTGCGGCGGTATCCGCAGTCGCCCGGTACATAGGAGAAATTCTCGCCGGACACTAG